A DNA window from Undibacterium sp. YM2 contains the following coding sequences:
- a CDS encoding DNA polymerase Y family protein: MRMWICLHLRFLPLEAIRPSWSEPGPYVLMEQDRVLTASREAAVAGVRPAMRRSGVAAVVPDAIMIDRDLHKEDIAFNAIAMALLRFTPEVTYADDFCVLMDVTASLSLFRGPRAICRQIKKCVRMLGFTATMATAPTAMGAWLLSRVPFSKKYGQVRRVVQTGTMERLLDRLPVLLLPSAHEHFEWLQGIGCDTIGQLRKLPRAGLQRRTNKLLLEAMDKAFGMAPELFEWIKTPLTFSARMETHDRIEHAEALLFGSERLLLQLVGWLVSLQKAVSCFVFFLEHERGRAAIAPSVLEISLAEPAWHEDHLIRLLKERLGRLELVAPVIALRLEVLQLVDMLPPTDSLFPEPGGSQEDHNRLLELLVARLGKENVLKLTPLADHRPERANCWVPVSTKCAKQESDSIDLERPFWVLENPIQLLMRDDRPFYNSPLKLIKGPERIESGWFDNAMAARDYYVAQGSDATCYWVYLERTSDPRWFLHGLFA; encoded by the coding sequence ATGCGCATGTGGATTTGCCTGCACCTGCGATTCTTGCCACTGGAAGCAATCAGACCATCCTGGTCTGAGCCTGGTCCCTATGTATTAATGGAACAAGACCGTGTCCTGACTGCAAGCCGGGAGGCGGCAGTTGCCGGCGTGCGTCCTGCAATGCGGCGCAGCGGCGTTGCTGCAGTCGTACCCGACGCGATTATGATAGATCGTGATCTGCACAAGGAAGACATAGCCTTCAACGCCATCGCGATGGCGCTATTGCGGTTCACCCCTGAAGTCACCTACGCTGATGACTTCTGTGTCCTGATGGACGTTACTGCCAGTCTGAGTCTGTTCCGTGGCCCACGGGCTATTTGCAGGCAGATCAAGAAGTGTGTGCGCATGCTGGGATTTACCGCGACCATGGCCACTGCCCCCACAGCCATGGGTGCATGGCTGCTCTCCAGAGTACCGTTCAGTAAGAAATATGGGCAGGTCAGGCGTGTCGTTCAGACTGGCACCATGGAGAGATTGCTGGACCGTCTGCCTGTATTGCTTCTGCCATCTGCCCACGAGCACTTTGAATGGCTGCAAGGCATAGGCTGTGACACCATTGGTCAGCTACGCAAGCTGCCAAGGGCAGGATTGCAGAGGCGTACCAACAAGCTCTTGTTGGAAGCCATGGATAAAGCCTTTGGCATGGCACCGGAACTGTTTGAATGGATCAAGACGCCCTTGACCTTCTCTGCCCGGATGGAGACACATGACCGTATTGAGCATGCGGAGGCACTGCTGTTTGGCTCCGAGCGCCTGTTATTGCAACTGGTCGGCTGGCTGGTGTCACTGCAAAAGGCTGTTTCCTGTTTTGTGTTCTTCCTGGAACATGAGCGTGGTCGTGCGGCCATAGCGCCTTCCGTTCTCGAAATCAGTCTGGCCGAACCGGCATGGCACGAAGATCACCTGATCCGCCTGTTAAAAGAGAGACTGGGAAGACTTGAGCTGGTGGCTCCCGTCATTGCCCTCAGATTGGAAGTCCTGCAACTGGTCGATATGTTGCCGCCAACCGATTCCTTATTCCCTGAGCCTGGTGGTTCGCAGGAGGATCACAACCGCCTGTTGGAGTTACTGGTCGCTCGCCTGGGTAAAGAGAATGTGCTGAAGCTAACGCCATTAGCTGACCATCGCCCTGAGCGTGCCAATTGCTGGGTGCCGGTCTCTACTAAATGTGCCAAGCAAGAATCGGATTCTATCGACCTGGAGCGGCCATTCTGGGTATTAGAAAATCCCATTCAGCTCTTGATGCGTGATGACCGTCCATTCTACAACTCGCCCCTCAAGCTGATTAAAGGGCCCGAACGGATAGAAAGCGGCTGGTTCGACAATGCCATGGCAGCACGTGACTACTACGTTGCCCAGGGCAGTGATGCAACATGTTACTGGGTCTACCTTGAGCGGACCTCGGACCCGCGCTGGTTTTTGCACGGCTTATTTGCGTGA
- the imuA gene encoding translesion DNA synthesis-associated protein ImuA, whose amino-acid sequence MIAQSPIPPNLSSVLGKMPHAIWRASEMAVYKASTLSSGFKELDAELPNEGWPRSSLIELLVQQAGIGEMQLLKPALAAIARSQRIALIQPPHAPNGLTCQSWNLPAERLMWLKAKTTADALWTTEQILKNGSCGAVLLWQANIRAEALRRLNLAAQTTDTYFFLMRPVSAQRDTSPAPLRLALRPARSGINVEIVKRQGPHSDLIHFINLPDMPVSRHNNSTEHDHAHVDLPAPAILATGSNQTILV is encoded by the coding sequence ATGATTGCCCAGTCACCAATCCCGCCAAATCTATCCAGTGTGCTAGGCAAAATGCCGCACGCCATCTGGCGGGCCAGCGAGATGGCTGTCTATAAAGCGTCGACGCTTTCATCTGGTTTCAAAGAACTGGATGCAGAGTTACCCAATGAAGGCTGGCCACGCTCATCTTTGATCGAGCTGTTGGTCCAGCAGGCAGGCATCGGCGAAATGCAGCTCTTGAAGCCAGCTCTGGCAGCGATAGCCAGATCACAGCGCATCGCCTTGATCCAGCCACCCCATGCCCCCAATGGCCTGACATGCCAAAGCTGGAACCTGCCCGCAGAACGGCTCATGTGGCTCAAAGCCAAAACCACCGCCGATGCCCTGTGGACCACCGAGCAAATTTTGAAGAACGGCAGTTGCGGTGCAGTACTGCTCTGGCAAGCAAATATCCGTGCTGAAGCCTTGCGACGATTGAACCTGGCAGCACAGACAACCGACACATATTTCTTTCTCATGCGTCCAGTGTCAGCGCAAAGAGATACTTCTCCGGCACCTTTGCGTTTAGCTCTTCGACCGGCGCGATCGGGTATCAATGTGGAAATCGTCAAACGGCAAGGACCACATTCAGACCTTATCCATTTCATTAACCTGCCTGACATGCCTGTCAGTCGCCACAACAACTCAACGGAACACGATCATGCGCATGTGGATTTGCCTGCACCTGCGATTCTTGCCACTGGAAGCAATCAGACCATCCTGGTCTGA
- a CDS encoding site-specific integrase: MAILTDLKARNIKPDSIALPHGGVTGLALHPSNKKGSGKWVLRFVSPDTGKRRNAGLGSYPEISIAEAAKTAMQMREKIEKGIDPLEEKIRSKAKLATPTFKAAAEALHTELLPGWKNEKHGQQWINTLTEYAFPLIGNLPLDKILPRHIADTLRPIWLEKAETASRLKQRLHAVMAWGWAHEYCQSNPVTVVNHLLPQQPGKSVRTKHHPAMPWKDIPAFIASHLNGAERYDVTRPMLEFLILTAARSGEVRGMKWSEVDWNNAIWTVPAERMKAKLIHRVPLSLRAIEILKKQQEIHEDLVFPSPRDQVELSDMAMTSFLRRVKAHSDTPGRVATAHGFRSSFRDWCSESGHSRDLAERSLAHQVENKVEAAYHRTDLLEQRRPLMQAWTDFLGRSESSSLI; the protein is encoded by the coding sequence ATGGCAATTCTCACTGACTTAAAAGCCCGCAATATCAAGCCTGACTCAATAGCCCTACCCCATGGTGGGGTGACAGGTCTTGCATTACATCCTTCCAACAAAAAAGGGAGTGGCAAATGGGTATTACGCTTTGTGAGCCCAGATACAGGCAAACGGCGCAATGCTGGCTTAGGCAGCTACCCTGAAATTAGTATCGCTGAGGCGGCGAAAACTGCCATGCAAATGCGAGAGAAAATTGAGAAAGGGATTGACCCACTTGAAGAGAAAATTAGATCCAAAGCCAAATTAGCCACACCAACTTTTAAAGCTGCGGCTGAAGCTTTGCATACTGAATTGTTACCTGGTTGGAAGAATGAAAAGCATGGTCAGCAATGGATCAATACTCTGACTGAATACGCCTTCCCTCTTATCGGCAATTTGCCGCTTGATAAAATTTTACCAAGACATATTGCAGACACTTTGCGCCCGATCTGGTTGGAGAAAGCAGAAACAGCCAGCAGATTAAAGCAACGCTTGCATGCGGTGATGGCCTGGGGTTGGGCGCATGAATATTGTCAATCGAACCCTGTGACCGTGGTTAATCATTTACTGCCACAACAGCCTGGCAAATCGGTTAGAACCAAGCATCATCCTGCTATGCCATGGAAGGACATTCCTGCCTTTATAGCCAGTCACCTAAATGGTGCTGAACGTTATGATGTTACAAGGCCCATGCTGGAATTCTTGATTTTGACTGCAGCTCGATCAGGGGAAGTAAGGGGAATGAAATGGTCTGAAGTAGATTGGAACAATGCTATTTGGACAGTTCCTGCGGAGCGCATGAAAGCAAAATTAATTCACAGAGTCCCATTGTCATTGCGAGCGATTGAGATTTTAAAGAAGCAACAAGAGATACACGAAGATCTAGTATTCCCATCGCCGCGCGATCAAGTGGAATTATCCGACATGGCGATGACCAGCTTTTTACGCCGCGTTAAAGCGCATAGCGATACCCCTGGGCGAGTTGCCACTGCTCATGGATTTAGATCGAGTTTTCGAGATTGGTGCAGTGAAAGCGGCCATTCACGCGATTTGGCAGAACGCTCGTTGGCACACCAAGTTGAGAATAAGGTGGAAGCTGCCTATCACAGGACTGACCTGTTGGAACAACGTCGTCCTTTAATGCAAGCCTGGACAGATTTTCTTGGAAGAAGTGAATCATCCTCCTTAATTTAA
- a CDS encoding acyltransferase, which produces MQNINASLNSSQRGFFQEIESLRGLAALAVVIEHCFWFFFEAKPGIFNTYPGVQPITHWLIHTVFNGRASVLLFFIMSGFVLGLQLKNETASLLIGWPAYVVRRVLRIVPAMWVSVFVSYGVALLTGSPSNADIAMLVRTLFFWDFFLQAPLWSINIEMGCSLVFPLLYFISTRTGKITNLAIFVLLMAMIFIVPMPPWDLRVEFMRSLVLFHAGLIVGEYGTTWMTALGRLRRPLFWGALLGFGLIPQLWIFQSTFMFYDDRRWTLLAEIPFCFFILSYVVHERGQPGTALLRQAWARYLGKVSYSLFLFHWPVLVIVQFYLLNDMSPALSAIVQRYPLAVQGVLFAVVLSISLVVASASYRWVEKPFIELGRIFGRFVKAKSRKNLMPTEAGISLVKAD; this is translated from the coding sequence ATGCAGAATATCAATGCGTCACTCAACAGTTCTCAGCGAGGTTTTTTTCAAGAAATAGAATCACTGCGTGGGCTAGCCGCACTAGCGGTTGTAATTGAACATTGCTTTTGGTTTTTCTTTGAAGCCAAGCCAGGCATATTCAATACGTATCCGGGCGTCCAACCAATTACACACTGGCTGATTCATACGGTGTTTAATGGGCGTGCGTCGGTCCTTCTCTTTTTCATCATGAGCGGCTTCGTCCTGGGGCTGCAACTCAAGAACGAGACCGCATCACTCCTGATTGGCTGGCCAGCCTATGTCGTCCGGCGAGTCCTTCGAATCGTACCGGCAATGTGGGTTAGTGTTTTTGTTTCCTATGGCGTTGCTTTGCTAACAGGCAGTCCGTCCAATGCAGACATTGCCATGTTGGTGAGGACACTTTTTTTCTGGGATTTTTTCCTGCAAGCTCCACTGTGGTCCATCAATATCGAGATGGGATGTAGCTTGGTCTTCCCACTGCTTTATTTCATTTCCACTCGAACGGGAAAAATCACCAATCTCGCTATTTTTGTTTTGTTGATGGCGATGATCTTTATCGTGCCCATGCCACCTTGGGACCTGCGCGTCGAGTTCATGCGCTCCCTGGTCTTGTTTCATGCAGGACTAATCGTTGGCGAATATGGAACAACATGGATGACAGCGCTGGGGCGACTGCGGCGGCCGTTGTTCTGGGGCGCGCTATTAGGATTCGGCCTCATTCCTCAGCTGTGGATATTCCAGTCAACATTTATGTTCTATGATGATAGAAGGTGGACACTGCTTGCAGAAATTCCCTTTTGTTTCTTCATTCTTTCGTACGTGGTCCATGAACGCGGCCAACCTGGTACTGCGCTGCTGAGACAAGCCTGGGCCAGATATTTAGGAAAGGTTTCGTATAGCCTTTTCCTGTTCCATTGGCCAGTCTTGGTAATTGTCCAGTTTTACCTGCTCAATGATATGAGTCCTGCACTGTCGGCGATTGTCCAGCGATATCCACTGGCAGTCCAAGGCGTGCTGTTTGCTGTCGTCCTCAGTATTTCGCTTGTAGTTGCGTCTGCAAGCTATCGATGGGTAGAAAAGCCATTCATTGAGTTAGGAAGAATATTTGGTCGATTCGTGAAAGCGAAAAGTCGTAAAAACCTTATGCCAACTGAAGCAGGAATATCGCTTGTAAAAGCGGACTGA
- a CDS encoding SMI1/KNR4 family protein — translation MESAKILQNILPCFRIDSHKGAASQEDIRLLENFSGIQVPEDYLDLVQVMTEVEILVNSKNYVRIWGPLRCIEMNEAYQIQKYISNSLAIGDDEGGKALIPITGKQGYGLYITGFGDLDADSAEFIAPTLHSFFVDGVGVNTV, via the coding sequence ATGGAATCTGCCAAAATTCTTCAAAATATATTGCCTTGCTTTAGGATTGATTCCCATAAGGGGGCGGCTTCGCAAGAAGATATAAGGCTGTTAGAAAACTTCAGTGGGATTCAAGTTCCGGAAGATTATTTGGATTTAGTACAGGTAATGACTGAGGTTGAGATTCTCGTCAATAGCAAAAATTATGTGCGGATATGGGGTCCACTTAGATGTATTGAAATGAATGAGGCATATCAGATTCAAAAATACATCTCAAATTCTCTCGCCATCGGTGACGATGAAGGGGGTAAAGCCTTGATTCCGATAACTGGCAAGCAAGGCTATGGGCTCTATATAACGGGATTCGGTGATTTAGATGCCGATAGCGCAGAGTTCATAGCGCCGACCTTGCATAGTTTTTTTGTTGATGGTGTCGGGGTTAATACCGTTTGA
- a CDS encoding LPO_1073/Vpar_1526 family protein codes for MINSQSQNAGDSSTNMQAQHMVVNLVGIDEKRAREIYQEMILQSKREYTQEARNVANSRVTEFENRLMPKMAQVEGALEAFADPSFQLLLIEAQKAAASTERLADYDLLSELLIHRFQRGENRITRAGISLAVEIVDKISDEALLGLTVAHVVNTIIPNTGDIHQGLDVLNDFCKKLFYSELPKGQDWIDHLDILDAVRLNPFGGFRKLEEYYQEVLSGYVDLGIENNSANHNTAIEILNNNNLTQSILVEHALNSDFHRLCIPNKGKINELTATIQGTYEGRLVNIEQKLSDEHKQALNSIYDLYSNDGNKKQANVKSFMTEWDKRSNLKILREWWDNIPNGFSITSVGKVLAHSNAQRCDKTLPPLV; via the coding sequence ATGATAAATAGCCAGAGCCAAAATGCTGGAGATAGTTCTACCAATATGCAAGCTCAGCATATGGTCGTGAATCTTGTTGGCATCGATGAAAAACGTGCAAGAGAAATTTATCAAGAAATGATCTTGCAATCAAAAAGAGAATACACTCAAGAGGCTCGTAATGTTGCAAATTCAAGAGTTACGGAGTTCGAAAACAGGCTAATGCCTAAAATGGCACAGGTTGAAGGTGCGTTAGAGGCTTTTGCAGATCCAAGCTTTCAACTGCTCTTAATTGAAGCCCAAAAAGCGGCGGCATCTACCGAAAGATTAGCAGATTACGATCTCTTGTCTGAATTACTGATACACAGATTTCAGAGGGGTGAGAATCGAATCACACGAGCGGGGATCAGTCTTGCTGTAGAGATTGTTGATAAAATTTCTGATGAGGCGCTACTAGGCTTAACCGTAGCGCATGTAGTAAACACCATAATTCCAAATACCGGGGATATTCATCAAGGGCTAGATGTATTAAACGATTTTTGCAAGAAACTATTTTACAGCGAGCTTCCAAAAGGTCAGGATTGGATTGATCACTTAGATATATTGGATGCAGTGCGCTTAAATCCTTTTGGTGGATTTAGAAAATTAGAAGAGTATTACCAAGAGGTTTTGTCTGGCTATGTTGATTTAGGCATTGAAAACAATTCAGCAAATCACAATACGGCAATTGAAATACTAAATAACAATAACTTGACGCAAAGCATATTAGTTGAGCACGCCCTTAATAGTGATTTTCATAGGCTTTGCATTCCCAATAAGGGAAAAATTAATGAACTAACTGCAACCATTCAAGGAACTTATGAGGGCAGATTAGTTAATATCGAACAAAAACTGTCTGACGAACATAAGCAAGCACTCAACTCGATATATGATCTTTATTCCAACGACGGCAACAAAAAACAAGCTAATGTTAAATCATTCATGACAGAATGGGACAAACGGTCGAATTTAAAAATTCTTAGAGAATGGTGGGATAACATTCCTAATGGTTTTTCCATCACATCTGTTGGAAAAGTACTAGCGCACTCTAATGCTCAAAGGTGCGATAAGACTTTACCGCCCCTTGTTTAA
- a CDS encoding phage virion morphogenesis protein, producing MRGKQGRIKKQKASMFNKLRTNTHLKAKADGNGLEVGFYGRVARIAWVHQYGLRDRVVAGGGDVQYKERQVLGFSDKKSYEQNFFSTLHEFNAK from the coding sequence ATCAGGGGCAAACAAGGCAGAATAAAGAAGCAAAAAGCCAGCATGTTCAACAAGCTGCGCACAAACACCCACCTCAAAGCAAAGGCAGACGGCAACGGGCTGGAAGTGGGTTTCTATGGCCGCGTAGCCCGTATTGCGTGGGTGCATCAATATGGGCTACGGGATAGGGTTGTGGCGGGTGGGGGTGATGTTCAGTATAAAGAGAGGCAGGTCTTGGGATTTTCAGATAAAAAATCCTATGAACAAAATTTCTTTTCTACCTTGCATGAATTCAATGCGAAGTGA
- the dksA gene encoding RNA polymerase-binding protein DksA produces the protein MQSNTASKKTAIKSRALGSKPRLTEEKILRMGEMEYMNDAQLAFFKSRLQEIESTLVQNANETTAHLQENDIIADPFDRATIEEEHALELRARDRESKLLRKVRAALVRIEEGDYGWCEDSGEPIGIERLLARPTATLSLEAQQRHEQRQKLFGH, from the coding sequence ATGCAAAGCAATACTGCATCTAAAAAAACGGCGATCAAATCCCGTGCACTTGGCTCCAAGCCCAGGCTGACAGAAGAAAAAATTCTGCGCATGGGGGAGATGGAGTATATGAATGATGCGCAACTGGCGTTTTTTAAATCTCGCTTGCAGGAAATTGAATCAACCCTGGTCCAGAATGCTAATGAGACTACGGCCCATCTGCAGGAAAACGACATCATTGCAGACCCTTTTGACCGTGCCACGATAGAAGAAGAGCATGCGCTGGAGTTGCGTGCGCGTGACCGTGAAAGCAAGCTGCTCAGGAAGGTGAGGGCTGCCTTGGTGCGCATAGAGGAAGGGGATTATGGCTGGTGCGAAGACTCTGGTGAGCCTATCGGTATAGAGCGTTTGTTGGCACGACCTACCGCGACGTTGTCGCTGGAGGCACAGCAACGTCATGAGCAAAGGCAAAAATTATTTGGTCACTGA
- a CDS encoding GlsB/YeaQ/YmgE family stress response membrane protein: MDLIFWIFVGGIVGWIILMTSTGDHQNIYLNVLVGIAGGLIIGCLMPSYLSIDAPNDGGFDFQALGSLIVGAMAILSIASLFMSRDSR; the protein is encoded by the coding sequence ATGGATTTGATTTTTTGGATTTTTGTCGGTGGCATAGTCGGCTGGATCATTTTGATGACTTCTACGGGTGACCACCAGAATATTTATCTGAATGTGCTGGTTGGCATAGCGGGTGGTTTGATCATAGGCTGCCTGATGCCCTCGTATTTGAGTATTGATGCACCCAACGATGGAGGCTTTGATTTTCAGGCCCTGGGCAGTCTCATCGTTGGCGCAATGGCGATACTGAGCATTGCCAGCCTTTTTATGTCGCGGGATTCGCGCTAG